Within the Aeromicrobium sp. Root236 genome, the region GGGGATCGAGTGCGTCACGAACACCACGGCGGCCTGGGTCTCGGCGCAGATGCGGACGAGCTCGTTCTGCATGCGTTCACGGGTCATCTCGTCGAGCGCGCCGAACGGCTCGTCCATCAGCAGCAGCTTGGGGCTCTCGGCGAGCGCGCGGGCGATGGCGACGCGCTGCTGCATGCCGCCGGACAGCTGGTCGGGATAGTGCCCGGCGAAGTCGGTCAGCCCGATCAGCTCGAGCAGCTCCGACACCCGGGCCTTGCGCTCAGACCGGCCGGCGCCGTGCAGCGCGAGCGGCAGCTCGATGTTGCCCGTCACCGTCTTCCACGGCAGCAGCCCGGCCTGCTGGAACGCGATGCCGTAGTCCTGGTCGACGCGGGCCTGGCGGGCCGGCTTGCCGAACACGCTGAGCTCGCCCGAGGTCGGGGTGTCGAGGTCCGCGATGAGCCGCAGGAGCGTGCTCTTGCCGCAGCCGCTGGGCCCGATCAGCGACACGAACTCGCCCGGCGCGACGCTGAGGTCGACCGACTCGAGCGCCGTGACGGATGCACCCTTGCGACCGCCGAACGTACGGCTGACGCCGCTGACCTCTACGGCTGGCTTGATGTCGTTCACGCGGGGATCTCCGAACGTCGATAGGGCTTGAGGGCGAGGCCGAGCAGGCCGACGAACGCGGCGGCCACCAGGCCGACGGCGATCGCCGCGAAGATCGGCGCCCAGGGCTTGGCCGGGTCGCTGCTGGCGGACTGGGCGTACTCGATGATCAGGCGGCCCACGCCGCCGCGCAGGCCGATCGAGACCTCGGCGACGACCGTGCCGATGACCGCCGACGCCGCCGCGAGGCGCAGCGCCGGCAGCAGGAACGGAACACTGGCCGGCAGCCGCAGGCTGAACAGCGTGCGCCACCAGCCGATCCCGTACGTGTGCATGAGGTCGACGTGGGTCGCGTCCGGCGCCTTGAGGCCGCGCAGCACGCCCACGGCGACCGGGAAGAACGCG harbors:
- a CDS encoding ABC transporter ATP-binding protein; its protein translation is MNDIKPAVEVSGVSRTFGGRKGASVTALESVDLSVAPGEFVSLIGPSGCGKSTLLRLIADLDTPTSGELSVFGKPARQARVDQDYGIAFQQAGLLPWKTVTGNIELPLALHGAGRSERKARVSELLELIGLTDFAGHYPDQLSGGMQQRVAIARALAESPKLLLMDEPFGALDEMTRERMQNELVRICAETQAAVVFVTHSIPEAVFLSDRVVVMSPRPGRITDVIDVSLGGPSERDDSLREDEAFFRGVAKVREALHGVPVAGARGVDTR